The genome window CGAGGATGTGATGAGCAGTGATGCCGAACGCTTCAAGCGTTTCTTCCATCTGATGCTCGATGGCGGCGTATACCTGGCGCCAAGCGCCTTCGAGGCCGGCTTCACTTCCATCGCCCATGGCGACAAGGAATTGCAGATCACCCTCGACGCCGCCGAGCGTGCCTTTGCTGCACTGCAGGATTGAGCATGCAATACAGCACCGCCTTGAGTGACAGCCTGCTCGCCATCGCCTGTCTGGCCTGTTTGCTGGCAATCGGCAAGCTGCGCAGCCGTACGGCAGAAGACCAGCGGCCAGGACTGTTCTGCATGCAAATGGGCTTTGCCCTGCCGTTGGCAGCTGCTGTGGTTGGTGCGCTGCGCTTTGGTCTGATGCCGGACTTGAGTGAAATGCATGGCTGGCTGAGCCGCGCCAGCAGCCTGCTCGGCCTGCCCCTGCTGGGCCTGGCCGCGCTGTGCCTGGGTCGCCAATGGCACTGGAGCGGGCCGACCTGGGGTCGCCTGCTGCTGGGGCTGTGTGCCTTCTTCGAGCTGTTCCGTCAGCTCGGCTGGCTGGATGAATACCGCATGGGCGTGCAGCTGGGCAGTCTGTTACTGATTGTCTATGCCGGCCTGATGCAATGGCCTCAGCGCCTTCCGCTACTGCTGGCGCTGGCTGTGACTGCCCTGTTCGGCCTGGCCGGACTGGTGATCGGTACCGAGGGCAGCATGGGCTGGTTCCTGCGTATCGACCTGTTTCACGCCCTGCTGGCACTGGCCTACCCGCTACTGGCCTGGCTGCTGATCCGCCTGGCTGGCCGGTACAGCCGGGCAAAAGCCCTGTAACAAGCCACAGGCTTCATCCATAATGAAACACGGGCAGTAGCCCGCCACCGCTTCCGAGGCATCAGGATTCAAATGAACCGCACCAGTTGCACCCTGCTCACGGGTTGTCTGCTGTTTCTGGCTGCGCTGCCAGTCAGCGCAGAAGAGAACTCGTTGCTGGTTCCGGTTACCGGTAGCTGCCTGCTCAATGTCGCCCCCGAGCAACAGAGCGCAGCAGTCAGCGCCTGCCAGCAGCTCGCCCGCGACGGCGACAGCGAGGCCCAGTTCGAACTTGGCAACTACTACTATCAGGGCGAATTCAAGGGTGCGCAACACACCCGCGACCTGTCACAGGCGCTGTACTGGTTCGAGCAGGCCTCGCTCAAGGGCCACGCCCAGGCCCAGTACTTTCTCGGCCTGATGTTCTATCGCGGCGAAGGTGTACCGGAGAACGACATCCAGGCCTTCATCCTGCTGAAAATGGCCAGTGTCAATGGTTCGGATGATGCGATGGATGCTGCCGACCAGGTCTACGAACAGATGTCCCAGGGCCAGGTCGAGATTGCCAGTCAGGTGCTGGGCGAAATATTCCGCGACTACCTGATGGAACTGCAGGGCTTGCAACAGTCCACCCAGCCGGACCTCAGCAGCCAACCACCGTTCAACTGAAGTCGTTCAACCCGGCTGGAGCAGGCGGTTTCTAGCGCTCGGGCATTGGCAGGGGAAACGGCATGACATTGCCAGCGCCCTTGGCCTCGCTGATTTTCGGGGTACCCAGACGCTCCACCTCATCGATGCGGATAACCGCATGCATCGGCACGAAGCTGCGTACTACGCCGTCAAACTGCGCCTTGAGCTTTTCTTCGCTAGGGTCGACGACTACCTGCGTGCGCTCACCGAAGACAAACTCCTCGATTTCCAGAAAGCCCCACAGATCACTTTTTGATGCTAGTTACCCTAAAAATATCCAAAACCTCGAGTGAGTGAGTGATTTTCTCTGATTTATAACGATTTATTTTTGGGTGTTTTTTAGGCAAGGCATCTATAGGCATTCCAAAAACTCAAACCAAGCTACTGACTCAGTAATACATCATCGCGTCTTAACCGACCAATCAAGACTAGAAAAAGCTCTGACTAATTCCGGTCACGGTAAGCTGCTCCCGACCCACTGCGGGCGCGCGACTCTATCTACAAAGCCTGGGTCGATTCATCTGTTAGCCCTCTTCATCGTCGATTGGCTTCGCCTTTGCAGTAAGCCAGTCTGCAAATGCCTTCACAGCCTCTGCACCCTCTGGAGCAATGGTCCACCACCCAAGATTCAACGTCGACGACTCGCCGTAAATTGTGAGTTCGATGTATGCCCCGTCACACACCATTGGACTGACAGGGAATGCCGTGATGCTGGCCTGCTTAAGCATGGCTATCTGCTGTTGAACGTCAGCAGCAATAAGTGGAATACGCTGCTTTTGGTTGCTCCCAAACTTTCGCCAATCTTGAACATCCAGACGGAAGTTTCCGTTTATTTGAACCAGTTTCAGGGTGCGATGTTGTGGGCCGCACCCAAAACTAGGAGTAATGCGCAACCGCGCGATTAGCTCATTCTTACTCATAATTTATGCTCGCCTTGGCCAAAGTGCGTAATTGCACCTTACTTGAACACCTAATTGCATCGCTAATAACCAGTCCTTTGCGTTTAACTTGACCATTCGCGTTGAGCCATTGCTTCCAGTCGATGGGTCTGTCAGTTAATGGCGTGGGTGGAGTGATTGAAGAACTGCAGCCGACCCAAATCATAGGCTGGGAATGTTGAATCGTTCCGGGGGTAGTCCATAAAAATGGCCAATTGCATGACTGACGAACAAACCTAGCTGCGTAGACAATAGGCCCCCCTCACAAGCCTGCAGCTGCATCAGCCGACACGTTGACAGCTTTATAAATGGCAGCATAATATTGGATCGCCTAGGGAGGCACCCTGCTGCGTGGGAAACACCCTTCTAATCTCTTTCTTGAATTTTTCACCATTGATAGCCGAGCAAGCAGCATGCAAGTACCGACATATTTCGGTATGGCTAGTGGGGAAAAATCATGCTCACTCCAGAAAACTTCATCAACGAATTCAAACGTTTTGCCCGCCTTACGCAAGATACGAATCTGACCTATTGTCAAAACCTTGACATTCGAAGCATCGAATTTGGATTCCGCGACTTCTACCAGCTGCAACACGAGTTTCCGAATTTAAACTCCAAACAGGCTTGGGCTATTTCGTCGAGGCTAATGAGGCGGCTATGCGCAATAGTGGAGCCAGACAGCAATAAGGTGTTCTATATTTTCACTATCGAAAAGGCGCGCCCCAGTCACTGCAGTTATCACAGCATGTGGGCAGGCGATGATAAAGATGGTCGCGAGGTTAGAGTTCCCCGCCGTGTATACTTCAAGCGGCTCGAATACCCATTCCCCGTCTACGTCATCGAAAATGAAGACCAATTTTCGGCATGGCGATGTGATTGGTTCGGCACTGCATACCTGTCCCCTGAAATAGCTGAGAAGTATTTCATCTCAGCATTCCTCCACAGGGCACGGGTAGTTACGGGCTGACTGTTCGCACTCACTAGCTCTACACCAGTCAGAAATCTCCCATAGATAACGAGCGGGGCCGTGTCCGCTACTGGCACGTTTCAGCCTACAGCCAGGGGCGGCAGTCGGCCCTTTTCGGCCGGTCGCGACCGACAGGTACGTGCCAAAAGCGGACCTTCAAGTGAAGTTAAATCTGCCCTCATGGTTTTTACTGTAGAGCGCACCTAGCCAGCGAGTTGGCTAATGCGCCCTACGTAAACGTTGCAAGCACTTCGAACTCAGAGCCTCAAATCACTGCCCCATCATGTGCTGTTGCTGCATCATTTGATCCATCATCATCTGCTGCGTTCCCATGTACTGATCCATCATGTACTGGTGCTGTTGCATTTGCTCGGGGGTCATGCCTGAGTAGTGGCTCCCCATGTCTTTCCATCCCATCATGTGACCGTCATTCATCATGTTGCCGTTGCCCATCATCCCGCCATTCATCATGTTGTGATTCATCATCCCGCCACTACCCATCATCCCGCTGCCCCACATGCCGTTCATCATGCCCATGCCGCTTTGCATCAAGGCCTGATGTTCCTGCAAGAGCTTTTGACGTTCTTTAGGGTCTTTGGTCTGCTGGATTTTGTTCATTTGCGCCTGCATTTTTTGCAAGTTCTCTTGGACTTGCGCCATCTGCTTTTCAAACTGTTCAATGTTTCCTTTTGACTGTTCAGACTGAACGGCCGTGGTCGCTGACGCTGCTACTGTGTCCTCTGCTGCGACCCAGGTAGTAGCTAGAGCAGCAGTAAGAAAAAGTGCTGTGGAAATTGGAGTTTTCATCGTTTGCTTCCTTCTCGTTCGAGCATCGGGGGAGATGTTGACGCTGGGTTTTCCTAGCGCTCATCGCTAATAACGCCAATTGAGAATAGCCTTGTTTCAATGGTGGCCGGCCGGTACTCATCCGGCTGGTTTCTATCTACCTCGACTGGCAGTGTCTGACCCATTTGAGTTGTCAAATTTGACTCTAAAACCTAGAGCGACTCATCTGACCTTGCTGACTATGAGTCGGGACTTATTCACTTTAGATTGGTCTTGCTCAATTTTTTGTGAAGCGATTTCAATGGCTGTGGCTTTTCCCGACATGGGTGTGGCCATCATCTGGAAGCGCCTGCACTCCACCAGTGCTGTTAAGGCACTGAAGGATTCCACACTCTTGTGCGTCCCGTCCGGCTGCGCAGCGCTGCCGTAATTCAATCAGCTGTTGTTGCAGTGCCAGTAGGCTCGTCACACGCGCTTGCACATGCTTGATGTGCTCATCCACTAAGGCATTCACGCCCTCGCAGTTTTCCTCTGGTCGATCAATTAAAGCCAACAAGCTTCTGATCTCATCCAGCGTCATATCCAATGTTCGGCAGTTACGGATAAACGTAAGCCTCTCAAGATGCGCGCTGTTATACAGGCGGTAATTACCCGTACTGCGGGCCGGCGCCTGCAGCAGGCCCTCATGCTCGTAATAGCGAACAGTTTCTACCTTGCAATCAGCTAGCTTGGCCAGCTCTCCTATTTTCATAAATTATCTCTTCGACAAACGCTTGACCCTGTAGTGGCTTTAGGGTGTTCACTCTACAACACGATAAATGAGGATACCCCCATGACTGGTTGTTGCGGTGACGAACACAAACCTGGAGTGTTATCAAAGGATGTCTGCTGTGACCGTAGTGAAGCGACTAAGTGCTCATCTGTTACAGCCACCACAACTGATGCCCGGCCCGGTTCTCAGCTCAGCAGCTTTCGCATTGAGCACATGGACTGTCCTACCGAACAGACGCTGATTCAGGACAAGCTGAGCAAACTCACGGGTGTAGATAAACTCGATTTCAATCTGATCAATCGTACTCTCGGGGTATGGCATAACTTGCCGTCAACCGCACCGATCGAATCGGCGATCTTGTCCTTGGGCATGCAGGCGCAACCACTAACTGTTGAAGGACAAGCTCGCATCAAAATCGAACAGATGGACTGCCCGACGGAAGAAAATCTGATTCGCGGCAAACTGTCTTCACTCCCCGGCATCAGTGAGCTGGAGTTCAACTTGCTCCAGCGTGTGCTGACGTTTCGTCACACGGCGGATGCACTACCAGCGGCATTGGTAGCTATCCGCGACCTTGGCTTCACGCCAGTGGTGGAGGGTTCAACAACGGCAAACGAAGTCGCGCAAGCTACCCCGCGCAAGAAGGCCTGGTGGCCTTTGGCGCTATCAGGTGTGGCAGCCGTTTCGGCTGAGTTGTTGCACTTCGCTGAACTTGCCCCCGAATGGATAGTGGCCGGCGTGGCATTACTAGCCATTCTGCTGTGTGGCGTGACGACTTATAAGAAGGGCTGGATCGCCCTGACAAACCGTAACCTGAACATCAATGCGCTGATGAGTATCGCGGTTACCGGTGCGGTGCTGATTGGGCAATGGCCGGAAGCCGCCATGGTCATGTTCCTCTTTTCGGTCGCCGAACTGATCGAGGCTAAGTCGCTAGACCGGGCGCGTAATGCCATTCGTGGCCTGCTGGATCTGACCCCGGAGCGCGCCACTGTGCAGCAGCCCGATGGCTCGTGGCTTGAAGTAGAGGTTGAAACTATTATCGTAGGCGCCTTGGTCAGGGTTCGGCCTGGCGAGCGGATCGGCCTCGATGGCGAGGTAACTTCCGGCAACTCCACCATCAACCAAGCACCGATCACGGGTGAAAGCCTGCCCGTAGAGAAAACCATAGGTGACCCTGTTTTTGCTGGAACCATCAATGAAGCCGGCTCGTTGGAGTACCGAGTCGTGGCCGGCGCTGCTAACACCACGCTTGCGCGTATCATCCACGCGGTCGAAGAGGCACAGGGTTCGCGTGCGCCGACCCAACGCTTTGTCGATCAATTCGCCAAGGTATACACACCTGTTGTATTCCTCCTCGCCCTGGCTGTCGCCATCGTGCCACCGTTGTTTATGGCAGAACCCTGGTACGACTGGATCTATCGCGCCCTAGTGCTTTTGGTCGTTGCCTGCCCTTGCGCCTTGGTCATCTCGACGCCTGTCACCATTATTAGTGGCCTGGCAGCGGCAGCGCGCAAAGGTATCCTGGTCAAAGGTGGTGTCTATCTGGAAATCGGCAGCAAGCTTGGCTTCCTGGCGCTCGACAAGACCGGAACTATTACTCACGGCAAGCCGGTACAGACCGACTATCTGCCGCTGGTTGAGCAGGACTCAGAACGCTACCGTACCCACGCCGCCAGTCTCGCCAGCCGATCTGACCACCCGGTTTCTCAATCGATAGCCAAGCACGCCACGGAGAATGGTCTGACGTTTGCTGCCGTTGAAGATTTAGAAGCCCTGCCGGGTCGAGGGGTACGAGGCACCATTGAAGGCATGGATTTCCACCTGGGCAACCACCGCTTGGTGGAAGATCTTGGCCTCTGCTCACCAGAACTGGAAGCGACCCTGGAGCGACTTGAACGCCAAGGCAAAACTGTGGTGGTGCAGTGCAATTCACAGCGTGCAATTGCCATGTTTGCAGTCGCCGATACCGTCAAAGAATCCAGTCGCCAGGCAATCGATGAGCTTCACGCGCTTGGCGTGAAGACCACAATGCTGACCGGCGATAATCCACACACCGCAGAAGCTATTGCACAGCAGGTAGGCATCGACGAGGCACTCGGCAATCTACTGCCAGTCGATAAGTTGCAGGCCATTGAGGCATTGCAGGCGCGGGGCTACGTTGTCGGGATGGTCGGTGATGGAATCAACGATGCACCGGCGCTGGCGAAGTCTGAAATCGGCTTCGCCATGGCCGCCGCTGGCACAGACACCGCCATCGAAACTGCCGATGTAGCATTGATGGATGACGACCTGCGCAAGATCCCGGCCTTCATACACTTGTCCCGGCAAACCGCAGCCATCCTCAAGCAGAACATCGTTCTAGCGCTGGGAATTAAGGCCTTGTTTCTCGCCATTACCCTCACAGGTCAAGCCACCATGTGGATGGCAGTATTTGCCGACATGGGCGTCAGTCTGATGGTGGTGTTCAACGGGCTGCGTCTTCTTAAAAAATAGGAACTGAGGGTTAGAGAAAACACCATTGGAGCTCGCACCTAAACAAGCCTTAGAACAGTCCAAGCATGTCTGCTCGGTTGCCATATTTAAGATTTTCGCGAGTCGATGGGACAAATACTTCGTACTGTTGGCGCGTTACTGTTCTCGAAGCGGAGCTCATAGGCAATACAAATCACTTCAGAATCAGTGCCTTCGAACTCATGCTGGATTCAATAGTTAGACCTCATAAAGCTGGAGCACCAGATGAACTCACTCGAACTAAAAGTTCCGCCAGTTGTATTGGTTTTTCTTGCAGCAATGCTCATGTGGCTCATCTCGCTCGTGGCACCTTCGTTCAATTGGCGACCGATTCATAGCGGACTCATCGCCCTAATCTTCATCCTTGCAGGAGGCTTGATTTCCGCTCTGGGAGTGCTCGCTTTTAGGCAGGCCAAGACAACGGTCAATCCAACAAGCCCAGAGACAGTTTCATTGCTAGTAGTTAAAGGCATCTATAACCTGAGCCGAAATCCGATGTACCTCGGCTTCCTCCTCACTTTGGTCGGACTCGCACTTCTAGTTGAAAACAAGCTGTCGTTCGGCGTTCTGCCTGCGTTCGTGGCCTACATGAATCGCTTCCAGATCGCCCCGGAAGAGAAAGTTCTCTCCGCGAAGTTTGGCCAGGAGTTCGGTGCCTACATGCAGAGAGTTCGCCGTTGGGTCTGATCGAGAGGACGTCATGCGGAAAGCTGGGCACCGCCTCTAACCTCAAACGTTAGGCAATGACCTCCTCATGTTGTGCGTATAGATGTGAGCCCGCACGCTTTCAAATACCAAATCGTTCGCCGAAGCCGGCTACCGTCCATTAACTTGTCTTGGCTAAGAAGAGCTATCCAAGTGAGTCGAATCTCACTTGCTTGAACGGCATGGTTACGCAGAATATCTCCGGAACCCAATACACATCCTAAATGGTCGCGCTAGCTGCATTTCTGGCCTTAAGCCTGAAAATCTGAATGTCTCTTATGGGTTGACTGCAGACTGTAAGCGTCCGCCGAACTCACCTTGCGTGATTCAGGCAGGTTTCCACTGATGCGGCATTAGTTGGCCGATCTCACTCGCCCGCTGCGTCGGCAGCCGTGTGAGTACGTCCTTGAGATAGGCATGCGGATCATGCCCATTCATCCGCGCCGACTGGATCAGGCTCATGATTGCTGCCGCGCGTTTGCCGCTGCGCAGTGATCCGGCAAACAACCAGTTCGAGCGCCCCAGTGCCCATGGCCGGATCTGGTTCTCGACCTGGTTGTTGTCGATGGGCACAGCGCCATCGTCCAAGTAGCGCGTCAGCGCTACCCAGCGTTTTAGGCTGTAATCCAAGGCTTTCGCCGTGGCCGATCCGTTGGGCACAAGATCGCGCTGGGCCAGCATCCAGTCATGCAGTGCTTCGAGGATCGGTGAGGCCTTTTCCTGCCGTATTCGCCAGCGATCTTCATCGCTCATGTTCCGTGCCTGCCGTTCGATTTCGTACAAGCCGCCAATTGAGTGCAGTGCTTGTTCGGCCAACTGGCTTTTGTTCGCCGCATGAAGATCGAAGAACTTACGGCGGGCGTGGGCCATACAGCCAATTTCGGTGATGCCCTGCTCGAAGCTGGCCTTGTAGCCTGCGAAGTCGTCGCAGACCAGCTTGCCATTCCACTGGCCCAGAAAATTGCGCGCATGTTCGCCGGCACGGCTGGGGCTGAAGTCGTACACCACCGCTTTTAGATCGGCGAAGGGCGTGGTGCTGTAGGCCCAGACGTAAGCCCGATGAGTTTTCTTCTCGCCCGGCGTGAGCATTTGCACCGGGGTTTCGTCAGCGTGGATCACGCGTTGGGCCAGCACGGCTTCGCGCAGGACATCGACCAGCGGCTGGAGCTGCACGCCGGTTTGTCCGACCCACTGCGCCAGTGTCGAACGGGCGATGACCAGGCCGGCACGGCCAAAGATTTTCTCCTGCCGGTACAGCGGCAGGTGGTCGGCGAATTTGGCCACCATCACGTGAGCCAGAAGGCCGGCGGTGGGGATGCCTTTGTCGATCACCTGGGCTGGAACCGGAGCCTGAATCAGCGTTTCGCACTGGCGACAGGCCCATTTGCCACGCACATGCTGTTCGACGGTGAACACGCCTGGCGTGTAATCCAGCTTTTCGCTGACGTCCTCACCGATGCGTTGCAGCTGGCAGCCGCAGGCGCACTGGGTGCTCTCCGGCTCGTGACGAATCACGGTACGCGGAAATTGCGGCGGCAGCGCTGTGCGCTTGGGCTGTTGGCGGGGCTCGGCTGGGGTAGCCGGGGGATTGACGGCTTTCAACTCCGCCTCGATGGCGGCGATGTCGGTGTCGATCAGGTCATCCAGCAGGCTGCCCTGATCAGGACTCAGCTGCTCGCTGCGTTTGGCGAACTTGTGCCGTTTGTACCAGGCGATTTCGTGGGTGAGCTGCTCGATGATGGTTTGATCACGGTGGATCTTCTTGCCCATCACGTCGACCTGTGTCAGCA of Pseudomonas pohangensis contains these proteins:
- a CDS encoding tetratricopeptide repeat protein — encoded protein: MNRTSCTLLTGCLLFLAALPVSAEENSLLVPVTGSCLLNVAPEQQSAAVSACQQLARDGDSEAQFELGNYYYQGEFKGAQHTRDLSQALYWFEQASLKGHAQAQYFLGLMFYRGEGVPENDIQAFILLKMASVNGSDDAMDAADQVYEQMSQGQVEIASQVLGEIFRDYLMELQGLQQSTQPDLSSQPPFN
- the cadR gene encoding Cd(II)/Pb(II)-responsive transcriptional regulator, coding for MKIGELAKLADCKVETVRYYEHEGLLQAPARSTGNYRLYNSAHLERLTFIRNCRTLDMTLDEIRSLLALIDRPEENCEGVNALVDEHIKHVQARVTSLLALQQQLIELRQRCAAGRDAQECGILQCLNSTGGVQALPDDGHTHVGKSHSH
- a CDS encoding heavy metal translocating P-type ATPase, translated to MDCPTEQTLIQDKLSKLTGVDKLDFNLINRTLGVWHNLPSTAPIESAILSLGMQAQPLTVEGQARIKIEQMDCPTEENLIRGKLSSLPGISELEFNLLQRVLTFRHTADALPAALVAIRDLGFTPVVEGSTTANEVAQATPRKKAWWPLALSGVAAVSAELLHFAELAPEWIVAGVALLAILLCGVTTYKKGWIALTNRNLNINALMSIAVTGAVLIGQWPEAAMVMFLFSVAELIEAKSLDRARNAIRGLLDLTPERATVQQPDGSWLEVEVETIIVGALVRVRPGERIGLDGEVTSGNSTINQAPITGESLPVEKTIGDPVFAGTINEAGSLEYRVVAGAANTTLARIIHAVEEAQGSRAPTQRFVDQFAKVYTPVVFLLALAVAIVPPLFMAEPWYDWIYRALVLLVVACPCALVISTPVTIISGLAAAARKGILVKGGVYLEIGSKLGFLALDKTGTITHGKPVQTDYLPLVEQDSERYRTHAASLASRSDHPVSQSIAKHATENGLTFAAVEDLEALPGRGVRGTIEGMDFHLGNHRLVEDLGLCSPELEATLERLERQGKTVVVQCNSQRAIAMFAVADTVKESSRQAIDELHALGVKTTMLTGDNPHTAEAIAQQVGIDEALGNLLPVDKLQAIEALQARGYVVGMVGDGINDAPALAKSEIGFAMAAAGTDTAIETADVALMDDDLRKIPAFIHLSRQTAAILKQNIVLALGIKALFLAITLTGQATMWMAVFADMGVSLMVVFNGLRLLKK
- a CDS encoding methyltransferase family protein; this translates as MNSLELKVPPVVLVFLAAMLMWLISLVAPSFNWRPIHSGLIALIFILAGGLISALGVLAFRQAKTTVNPTSPETVSLLVVKGIYNLSRNPMYLGFLLTLVGLALLVENKLSFGVLPAFVAYMNRFQIAPEEKVLSAKFGQEFGAYMQRVRRWV
- the tnpC gene encoding IS66 family transposase produces the protein MTSSPNLDQLTPEQLRALAAQLLTQVDVMGKKIHRDQTIIEQLTHEIAWYKRHKFAKRSEQLSPDQGSLLDDLIDTDIAAIEAELKAVNPPATPAEPRQQPKRTALPPQFPRTVIRHEPESTQCACGCQLQRIGEDVSEKLDYTPGVFTVEQHVRGKWACRQCETLIQAPVPAQVIDKGIPTAGLLAHVMVAKFADHLPLYRQEKIFGRAGLVIARSTLAQWVGQTGVQLQPLVDVLREAVLAQRVIHADETPVQMLTPGEKKTHRAYVWAYSTTPFADLKAVVYDFSPSRAGEHARNFLGQWNGKLVCDDFAGYKASFEQGITEIGCMAHARRKFFDLHAANKSQLAEQALHSIGGLYEIERQARNMSDEDRWRIRQEKASPILEALHDWMLAQRDLVPNGSATAKALDYSLKRWVALTRYLDDGAVPIDNNQVENQIRPWALGRSNWLFAGSLRSGKRAAAIMSLIQSARMNGHDPHAYLKDVLTRLPTQRASEIGQLMPHQWKPA